The segment GCCCACGGCGCCGCCCGCGAGCGCGGCCGGCAAAATCCAAATGCGCTCCGCCAGAAAATGCGCCGCGAGCCACGCCGCGCCCGCCGCCCCGAGCGGAGCGCCAGTCAGACCTTCAATATGCCGCACGAACCACGGGCGCGCATTCGCCTGCGCCACCTCGAACTCGCGCACGGTGGTGAGCGTCGGGCGGCACTCGTGCTGACTGGCGAGCGTGGTCGTGGTGAGCGTGCTGACGGAAACGACCGGCACGGTGACGGGCAGGCCCGTGTGCGCAACTTCGGTCGATTGCACCTCAGGTTGAGCGGTGTCGCTGCCGTTAACCGTGTTAGCCATATCGGCGGCCCTGCATCCGGGCGCGGTGGCCGAAAGCATCGCGAAAGTCATCAAGCATGCGCTCGCGACGGCAAGACGGCGCAAGCCCGGCTTCGGCGGCAAGGATCGCTTGGCCAGACCATGACTACGACTACGATTACGACGGGAAAGATCGAGGGACATGAGTAGACCGACTCTCAGGCAAGCCGAATTTGCCGCAAGCGTAGCAGAGCAGACGATTCGCGTCGCCCCCACGTTGCGACGCGCGGCGCAACGCGTACTCACCGTCTGCGCGCTCGCCTTCGGCTTGGTACTCGCGGGCTGCTCCATGTTCAGCGGCACGAGCGCGAAGCAGGCCGTCGCGGCCGTCGACTGGAGCGCGGCGGGCGACGCCATCCTCGTGCAGCTCGACGCCGACGATCTACTCAACGAATACAACAACGAGCCGCATACGCTCCTGCTCGGCGTGGTGCAGACCGCCGACGCCGATTCGTTTCGCAAACTGTCGGCCGATGCCGGCACGCTCGCCTCGACGCTCGGCGAAGCGGCGCCGAATCCCGCGATCCTTCAGCTCACGCGCTACGTCGTGCAGCCGGGCGGTCACACGATCCTCTCGATCGATCGCGCCGCGAAAGCGAAGATGGTCGGGCTGATCGCGGGCTTCTACACGATGGACCCGGCGTCCAGCGCGCGTCTCTTCGAGATTCCGCTCGCCATATCGAATCAGGCGTTCGTCGGCCACGATTATGCGGCGCAACCGCAAACGCTTGCGTTGCGCCTGTCGCTTGGACGCGATGCGATCAGCGACGCCGCGCGTCTGAATCCGGAACCGCCGCAGATCGTCGCCGCGCAAAAACGCGCACAGGCGAAGCAGCAGATCGTGCCGCTCGACGGCGGCGGCAAGGAAGTGCCGCTCACGCCATCGAACGGCGCAGCCGATACCGCCACCATCAAACTCCCCAACTGACGAGCCCGACGTGGAAGACAAGCAAGCCGTCTACTGGCATCAGGGAATGTTTCTGCAGCCGCAGCATTTTCAGCTCGCGGATCAGCACAGCCGTTTCACGCAGACGCCGCTTTACGAAGCCGGCGTGCCGCATTTCTGGGGCGTCGGCGCGCTCGAACTGTCGAGAAGCGCCATCGCGAATCGCACCATCGACGTGCAGCGCGCGCGTCTTCTGTTCCGCGATCATCACTATGTCGAGTATCCCGAGAACGCGGTGATCGCGCCGCGCACCTTCGAGGCAAGCTGGGTGCAGGGCGACCGTCCGCTCAACGTCTATCTCGGCGTGCGCCGCGCGAGCGAGCAGGAAAAGAACGTCACCGAAGTCAGCACGCTCGCCGACGCCGCGAACGTCGCCACACGCTTCGCCACGGTGATGTCCGTTCCCGAGACGCCCGACCTTTATTCCGAAGGCCCCGACGCGCCGCTGCAAACGCTGCGCTATGTGCTGAAGGTGTTCTTCGAATCGGAGCTGGATCATCTGGATCAGTACGAGCTGATTCCCATCGCGCGGCTGGTGCGCGATGGCGACACCGTCGTGCTCGCCGACCGCTTCATCCCGCCGAGTTACGCGCTCGCCGGTTCCGATGCGCTGCGCACGATGCTGCGCGAGATCCGCGACGAGCTTGCAGGACGCGCCCGCCAGTTGCAGGAGTACAAGAATCCGCGCGAGATGCAGAAGGCCGAGTTCGACGCGTCGTACATGCTGTTCCTGCTCGCGTTGCGATCGCTCAATCGCTTTTCGCCGAGCCTGTTCCATCTGATCGAGAGCGAACAGGTGCATCCGTGGCTCGCATATGGCGTGTTGCGGCAACTCGTCGGCGAACTGAGCTCGTTCTCGGAGCGCTTCACCATGCTCGGCGAGATGGACGGCGGCGCCGGTCTGCCCGCTTACGATCACCTCGACCTCGACGGCTGCTTCGGGCGCGCGCGCGTGACCATCGGGCATCTGCTCAACGAGATCACGGTCGGGCCGGAGTTTCTGGTCGTGCTGGAGCCACGCGACGGCGTCTATCACGGACAAGTGCCGCGCAGCGTGTTCGGCAACCGCAACCGCTTTTATCTCGTCGTGCGGACGCAGGAAGATCCGCAATGGGTGGTGGATGGCATCGTCAACGGCGCGCGTTTGTCCGCGCTCGGCGAAATTCCGACGCTCGTGCGCCACGCCCTGCCCGGCCTCGAACTGATTCATATGCCGCACGCGCCGCAGGGTTTGCCGCGTCGCGCGCATTCGTTCTACTTCCGTATCGAACAGGTGAGCGAGCAGTGGGAACTCGTCGAGCGCGAAGGCGATATCGCTCTTCACTGGCTCGATGCCCCCGCCGATCTGCGCGCCGAGATCGTGATCCTGCGGAGATGACGTGCATCTGACCGACACTTTGATCCCCGTCATCGCGCTGGTGCGGCAGACGATCGATACGGCCGCCGCCCCGGCCTTCTTGCGGCCGTCGACGGCGGCGCCTGCCGTTCCAAGGCCCTTGCCCGCCGCGCCGCGTCCGGTTGCATCGCAGCCCGCTTCCGCTGGCGGTTCGCCGTTTGCGCCGCAGCCTATCGGCGAGATGGCCGCCAATGGCAATGCAAGCGCAAGCGCAAACGCTAACGCCAACGCCGTCGCCATCGCCATCGCCGATGCCCCGCCGGCGCCCGCGCCGCTTCCTTCGCTCGCGCCACGGGCGAGTGTATCGAACGCATCGAGCGGCACGCCCGCCGAGGACGCCGCGCGCGCACGCGCACTCGCCGAAGCGATCGACGAAGCCATCGACCAGGCGCGGCACGACGCGCGCATCCACAATTTCGTGCCATCGGATTTCGACAACGCGCTTTTCGCCGTGCTCGCCTGGGCCGACGAAGTGCTGATCTCATCCGAATGGGCTGGCGCGCCGCACTGGCAGCGCCATCTGATGCAGCGCCGCCACTTCAACACGACGACCGCCGGCGTCTCGTTCTACGCACGTCTCGACGATCTGCGCGACGATCAGGCCGATGTGCGCGAAGTCTTTGCGCTGTGTCTCGCGCTCGGCTTCAAGGGTCGCTATGCGCAAGAGCGCAGCTCGCGTCAGCTCGACGAACGCCGCCGCGTCACGCTTCAGAAAGTGCTCGACGAAGGCGGCGTTCCGGCCGCCACCGGCGCGGTGCTCTTTCCGCAAGCGTATGTCAGCGAAGAATCGGCGCGCGCGGCGCAAACCGGCGTCGAACCGGCGGCGCGCCGGGTGCGCTGGCGGCTTCGCCGGCAGACGCTCATCGGCTTCGGCTTGCCCGTGGTCGTGCTCGCCGTGCTCTACGGCACCTATCACCTGATCATCGTGCAGATGGTGAACGCTCTTCTTCCGCTCATCCAATGAAAGTCCTGCGCACCGTTCTGCTGTGGCTCCTTGCGCTCGTCGTGCTGGCGCTCGTCAGCTGGGGGCTGACGCTGTATCTCGAATGGCCGTTGTGGGCGTCCGCCGCGATTTTCTTCGGCGCGCTCGGCATGTTCTTCATGTTGATCTTCCTGCGGCGCCTGACGCTTGCGTATCGTTCCCGCAGCATCATCGCGCGGCAGCGGCGTGCCGAACAGGAAGCCGCGCAGCGCGGGTCGCGCACGGGCGCCTTGCGCCGCAAGTTCCGCGATGCCGCGGCGCTTCTGCGCGGTTCGAGCCTGAAGCGTCTCGGCAATCCGCTCTACGTGCTGCCCTGGTACATGG is part of the Caballeronia sp. TF1N1 genome and harbors:
- a CDS encoding type VI secretion lipoprotein TssJ, producing MSRPTLRQAEFAASVAEQTIRVAPTLRRAAQRVLTVCALAFGLVLAGCSMFSGTSAKQAVAAVDWSAAGDAILVQLDADDLLNEYNNEPHTLLLGVVQTADADSFRKLSADAGTLASTLGEAAPNPAILQLTRYVVQPGGHTILSIDRAAKAKMVGLIAGFYTMDPASSARLFEIPLAISNQAFVGHDYAAQPQTLALRLSLGRDAISDAARLNPEPPQIVAAQKRAQAKQQIVPLDGGGKEVPLTPSNGAADTATIKLPN
- a CDS encoding DotU family type IV/VI secretion system protein — its product is MHLTDTLIPVIALVRQTIDTAAAPAFLRPSTAAPAVPRPLPAAPRPVASQPASAGGSPFAPQPIGEMAANGNASASANANANAVAIAIADAPPAPAPLPSLAPRASVSNASSGTPAEDAARARALAEAIDEAIDQARHDARIHNFVPSDFDNALFAVLAWADEVLISSEWAGAPHWQRHLMQRRHFNTTTAGVSFYARLDDLRDDQADVREVFALCLALGFKGRYAQERSSRQLDERRRVTLQKVLDEGGVPAATGAVLFPQAYVSEESARAAQTGVEPAARRVRWRLRRQTLIGFGLPVVVLAVLYGTYHLIIVQMVNALLPLIQ
- the tssK gene encoding type VI secretion system baseplate subunit TssK; protein product: MFLQPQHFQLADQHSRFTQTPLYEAGVPHFWGVGALELSRSAIANRTIDVQRARLLFRDHHYVEYPENAVIAPRTFEASWVQGDRPLNVYLGVRRASEQEKNVTEVSTLADAANVATRFATVMSVPETPDLYSEGPDAPLQTLRYVLKVFFESELDHLDQYELIPIARLVRDGDTVVLADRFIPPSYALAGSDALRTMLREIRDELAGRARQLQEYKNPREMQKAEFDASYMLFLLALRSLNRFSPSLFHLIESEQVHPWLAYGVLRQLVGELSSFSERFTMLGEMDGGAGLPAYDHLDLDGCFGRARVTIGHLLNEITVGPEFLVVLEPRDGVYHGQVPRSVFGNRNRFYLVVRTQEDPQWVVDGIVNGARLSALGEIPTLVRHALPGLELIHMPHAPQGLPRRAHSFYFRIEQVSEQWELVEREGDIALHWLDAPADLRAEIVILRR